In the genome of Chryseobacterium sp. 52, the window TTAAATAAGTTTCTATACCTTCAATAAGTCCATTTTCATAAACACCACCAGCTGCAAAGTTTAGATAGACTTTTTTATTTTGCAACAATCCTTTCGGTGTCCCGTCTGCATAAGAAAAAGTTTTTCCGGCAACAGAAATATTGTCAATCCATGATTTTAAAGTTGATGGGAAACTGAAATTATAAAAAGGAACTCCAATAACTATAATATCTGCTTCCTGAACTTCTTTTAGAGCTTCATCTGAATATTTTGAAGCTTCTTTTTCTTCTTCGCTTTTTTCAGCATCAGCAACTCTGGAAGCATTGAACTGATGATTCTCCAAATGCGGAATTGGATTCAAAGCCAGGTCACGAACCACAACTTTACTTCCAGGATCTTTTTGTAGCAATTGGTTAATAACAGTTTGAGAAAGCTTGCTGCTTACAGAATTCTCTCCCACGATACTTGTTTTGATATTTAAAATGTTTGCCATTTTGTTGTAATTTTTTTCGTTTTTATTAATGACAAAATTATTGTAAATTTACTTTCCAAAGTATAGTAGTTACCTAAAGGAAAGTGAAATGGAGAAACAACATAATCATAAAGATTGTATGCAGGCTTTAAAGCCGGTCCGTGATACATTAGACGTTATTAATGGTAAATGGAAATTGCAAATCATTATTTCTTTGAATGCGGGGAATAAACGTTTCACAGAAATTGAAAGAAGCATTCCTAAGTTGACATCAAAAGTTTTAGCAAAAGAATTAAAAGAACTGGAACAAAACGGTCTGCTTGAGAGAATCGTAAAAGACACCTATCCGGTAAGCATAGAATATTATCCTACCGAGCATACAAAAACATTACAGCCCGTTGTAGAGTCTTTAAAAGACTGGGGCGAAAATCACCGTAAGCATATTTTCGGAGCACCTGCTGAGGAAGCGAAAGAAATAAAAGACTAATTCTTTCAAAAAATATACAGATCTTCAATTTTAATCGAGTCAGTATTAATTTTACAACTATCAACCCTTTCTTAACCTACGTCAATATTTCCCAGCCTTACTTACTGTACATTTGTACCATAAAATAATCACAAAATGAAAACAGTATATCATAAAGCAGATTCAAGAGGCCACGCTGATCATGGCTGGCTAAACAGTTATCATACCTTCAGTTTTGCCAATTATCAAAATAACGACAGATCGAATTTTGGGGTATTAAGAGTTTTGAATGATGACACCGTTTCTCAGGGAATGGGATTCGGAACACATCCACACAGAGATATGGAAATTATTTCCATTCCTTTGGAAGGGGATCTGGAACATAAAGATTCCATGGGAACTACTGCCGTTATCAAAAAAGGCGAGATTCAGGTACTGAGTGCAGGAACAGGAATAATGCACAGCGAGTACAATAAAAATAAAGATGAAGCGGTGAAGTTTTTACAGATCTGGGTTTTCCCAAGAGAAGTAAATGTTGAACCAAGATATGATCAGAAAAGCATTAAAGAAGGCGAGAAGATCAACGGATTCCAACAAATATTATCGCCGGATAAAAATGATGACGGGGTTTGGA includes:
- a CDS encoding pirin family protein; translated protein: MKTVYHKADSRGHADHGWLNSYHTFSFANYQNNDRSNFGVLRVLNDDTVSQGMGFGTHPHRDMEIISIPLEGDLEHKDSMGTTAVIKKGEIQVLSAGTGIMHSEYNKNKDEAVKFLQIWVFPREVNVEPRYDQKSIKEGEKINGFQQILSPDKNDDGVWIHQDAWFNLANFKAGNGKNYMLNKKGNGVYAFVLKGSAKIGDRVLNERDGLGIWDTQSFNIEAVEDAEILLMEVPMELPAYLK
- a CDS encoding winged helix-turn-helix transcriptional regulator, with product MEKQHNHKDCMQALKPVRDTLDVINGKWKLQIIISLNAGNKRFTEIERSIPKLTSKVLAKELKELEQNGLLERIVKDTYPVSIEYYPTEHTKTLQPVVESLKDWGENHRKHIFGAPAEEAKEIKD
- a CDS encoding FMN-dependent NADH-azoreductase, which encodes MANILNIKTSIVGENSVSSKLSQTVINQLLQKDPGSKVVVRDLALNPIPHLENHQFNASRVADAEKSEEEKEASKYSDEALKEVQEADIIVIGVPFYNFSFPSTLKSWIDNISVAGKTFSYADGTPKGLLQNKKVYLNFAAGGVYENGLIEGIETYLKTFFGFIGITDVEVFKSQGTMIPQLKEENLSKTVAHIEAVLA